One window from the genome of Magnolia sinica isolate HGM2019 chromosome 4, MsV1, whole genome shotgun sequence encodes:
- the LOC131243806 gene encoding L-type lectin-domain containing receptor kinase IV.1-like, giving the protein MFLKLLIWFLLIRYASSEGDADFIYNGFHGANLSMDGAAKITSEGVLLLTQSTHQKGHAFYPIRLPFKPSNGKVQSFSTNFVFAIVLQYPNVSSFGAAFVISPSKEFPQGELGNYLGIFNPNNVGNSTNHIAAIELDTYLNPEYDDINDNHIGIDINGLKSISSAPASYFGNMSGGFKNLSLISGEQMHLWVDYNGDQNQLNVTLSPINVPKPDRPLLSSTVNLSSILLDDIYVGFSSSTRTAPVYHYILGWSFKMNGQAQALDLSRLPKLPRMGPKKKSKLLIIGLPVIVVFFTFTVISAVGLFVRSKIKFAEVLEDWEHEFGPHRFSYKDLFMATKGFKDSELLGVGGFGRVYRGVLPVSRLEVAVKRISHESRQGMREFISEIVSLGRLRHRNLVQLLGYCRRKRELLLVYDFMPNGSLDRFLFDHPNSMLSWNQRFRIIKGVALGLLYLHEEWEQLVLHRDIKASNVLLDNEMNGRLGDFGLARLYDHGTDPQTTHMVGTFGYLAPELTRRGKATTSTDVFAFGAFLLEVACGRRPIDPRSSMEEEMLVEWVSECWRRGKILEAADRKMGQEYNEEQMELVLKLGLLCSHPVAAERPSMRQVMQFLDRDACLPDLSSDGLGAAILSHHKGSDDIHLSYPSSFELGFPNSSSIEGSVLSGGR; this is encoded by the coding sequence ATGTTCTTGAAGCTCCTGATATGGTTTCTCCTCATCAGATATGCTTCTTCCGAAGGCGACGCCGATTTCATTTACAACGGATTCCATGGCGCGAACTTGAGCATGGATGGCGCGGCAAAGATCACATCTGAAGGCGTCCTGCTTCTCACTCAATCCACACATCAAAAGGGCCACGCCTTCTACCCTATTCGCCTTCCCTTCAAACCTTCCAACGGTAAAGTACAATCTTTCTCTACCAATTTCGTCTTTGCTATCGTCCTTCAATATCCGAATGTCAGTAGCTTCGGAGCCGCCTTCGTTATCTCACCTTCGAAAGAGTTCCCTCAAGGCGAACTCGGCAATTACTTGGGCATCTTCAATCCGAACAACGTCGGCAATTCGACGAATCACATAGCTGCCATCGAGCTCGATACGTATCTTAATCCAGAATACGATGACATCAATGACAACCATATTGGAATCGACATCAATGGCTTAAAATCCATCAGTTCCGCTCCTGCATCTTACTTTGGTAATATGAGCGGTGGGTTTAAGAATCTAAGCCTTATAAGCGGAGAACAGATGCATCTTTGGGTTGATTACAATGGTGATCAAAACCAACTGAATGTAACTTTATCTCCTATCAACGTACCTAAACCCGATCGTCCGCTCCTGTCATCGACGGTGAATCTTTCTTCGATCTTGTTAGACGACATCTATGTCGGTTTCTCGTCATCAACCAGAACGGCTCCTGTATATCATTACATCTTGGGATGGAGCTTTAAGATGAACGGTCAAGCTCAGGCCCTTGATCTCTCACGCCTTCCTAAGCTTCCACGGATGGGACCCAAAAAGAAATCGAAGCTTTTAATAATTGGGTTACCCGTAATTGTGGTATTTTTCACATTTACGGTCATCTCAGCCGTCGGTCTCTTTGTGAGAAGCAAGATCAAGTTCGCTGAAGTACTGGAGGACTGGGAACATGAATTCGGGCCTCACCGGTTCTCGTACAAGGATCTGTTCATGGCCACCAAAGGTTTCAAAGACAGTGAGCTATTGGGGGTCGGAGGTTTTGGTAGGGTTTATCGAGGCGTGTTACCGGTCTCGAGGTTGGAAGTGGCTGTGAAGAGAATCTCTCATGAATCTCGACAAGGTATGCGGGAATTCATATCGGAGATTGTGAGCTTGGGCCGTCTCCGTCACCGGAACTTGGTGCAACTTCTCGGCTATTGCCGGCGAAAGAGAGAGCTCCTGTTGGTCTATGACTTCATGCCTAATGGAAGTCTGGACAGGTTCCTCTTTGATCATCCAAACTCAATGCTGAGCTGGAATCAACGGTTTCGGATAATCAAAGGAGTAGCCTTAGGGCTTCTCTACTTGCATGAGGAATGGGAGCAGTTGGTCCTTCATAGAGACATCAAAGCCAGTAATGTTTTATTAGATAACGAGATGAACGGTAGATTAGGTGATTTCGGTCTTGCTAGATTGTATGATCATGGGACCGATCCACAGACGACCCACATGGTGGGGACCTTTGGATATCTTGCACCGGAGCTGACTAGGAGGGGGAAGGCCACCACAAGCACCGACGTGTTTGCATTTGGAGCTTTCTTGCTTGAGGTTGCTTGCGGGAGGAGACCCATCGATCCTCGGTCGTCGATGGAAGAGGAGATGCTAGTTGAATGGGTGTCGGAATGCTGGAGGAGAGGAAAGATTCTGGAGGCTGCAGATCGGAAAATGGGACAGGAATATAATGAGGAGCAGATGGAGTTGGTTTTGAAGCTTGGATTGCTGTGTTCGCATCCGGTGGCGGCTGAGAGGCCGAGCATGCGGCAAGTAATGCAGTTTTTGGACAGGGACGCATGTTTACCCGATCTCTCATCGGACGGTCTAGGTGCGGCGATCCTGAGCCATCATAAAGGGTCTGATGATATACACTTGTCGTATCCTTCTTCTTTCGAACTGGGGTTTCCAAACTCATCATCGATCGAAGGATCGGTCCTCTCCGGTGGCCGTTGA
- the LOC131243807 gene encoding L-type lectin-domain containing receptor kinase IV.1-like, with amino-acid sequence MATTLRLLQSVLLFLAIELSYSAAQKDHFIFNGFHEANVSLDGIALIHPNGLLQLTNTSKQQKGHAFYPFPLNLRNSSHGGSLSFSTSFIFAISPEFPSSSAHGLAFTISPSTGFPGGMPSQYMGIFNSSNDGDSSNHVFAVELDTLLNPELDDVDDNHVGIDLNSLKSIESAPAAYFNDEDGKNKSLILISGEPMQIWIDYDGVEKQLNVTLSPLKIDKPNYPLLSSSIDLSFDIMDSMYVGLSAATGGLTGSHYILGWTFKVNGQAEPLDHSLLPSVPQQRQSSNHQAWKIGLSSAVVAFVLTAVYGAIYIVRKRKKKYQEIQEDWEHEYRLRRFSYKDLSIATKDFSEKELLGFGGFGKVYRGILPASSIQIAVKRVSHDSKQGLKEFIAEMASIGQLRHRNLVPLLGYCRRKRELLLVYDFMPNGSLDKFLFTHEKPVLSWNKRYQILKGVAAGLLYLHEEWEQIVLHRDIKASNVLLDGDLNGRLGDFGLARLYDRGTNPQTTQVVGTLGYLAPEVTKTGKATTYTDVYSFGAFLLEVACGRRPIEWRSEEMSLVDWVWECWKKGSILEARDRRLRDEYVLEELEMVLKLGLLCTHPTPAARPSMRQVTQFLEGDAVFPEISPNGVGIDGRLDGFSASYPTLIKESSVHSLSGPEAVLSSGGR; translated from the coding sequence ATGGCAACAACTCTCAGACTACTTCAATCTGTACTCCTCTTTCTTGCAATTGAACTCTCATACTCAGCTGCACAAAAAGACCACTTCATCTTCAATGGCTTCCATGAAGCTAACGTGAGCCTGGATGGTATTGCACTCATCCACCCCAATGGCCTCTTGCAACTAACCAACACATCCAAACAACAAAAAGGCCATGCTTTCTACCCATTCCCTCTCAACCTTAGAAACTCCTCACATGGtggttctctctctttctccacgTCTTTTATCTTCGCCATCTCTCCAGAGTTCCCAAGTTCAAGCGCCCATGGACTCGCCTTCACGATCTCGCCATCCACGGGATTCCCAGGAGGTATGCCGAGCCAGTATATGGGAATCTTCAATTCTTCAAACGATGGCGATTCATCGAACCATGTATTTGCAGTCGAGTTAGACACTCTACTCAACCCTGAACTCGATGATGTAGACGACAACCATGTGGGCATCGATCTAAATAGCTTAAAATCAATCGAATCGGCTCCTGCGGCCTACTTCAATGATGAAGATGGAAAGAACAAGAGCTTAATCCTTATAAGTGGAGAACCCATGCAAATTTGGATAGATTATGATGGAGTAGAGAAGCAACTCAATGTAACTCTATCGCCTTTGAAGATCGACAAGCCAAATTATCCGCTCTTATCGTCATCCATCGATCTTTCCTTTGATATCATGGATTCTATGTATGTTGGTCTGTCCGCAGCCACAGGTGGGCTGACAGGGTCCCACTATATTCTTGGGTGGACCTTCAAGGTAAATGGGCAAGCTGAACCGCTAGATCATTCTCTCCTCCCTTCAGTTCCACAGCAAAGGCAATCAAGCAATCATCAAGCATGGAAAATTGGGTTGTCGTCGGCGGTTGTAGCGTTTGTGTTGACAGCAGTTTATGGAGCTATATACATAgtcaggaagaggaagaagaagtacCAAGAAATACAAGAAGATTGGGAACATGAATACCGCCTGCGACGTTTCTCCTACAAAGATCTATCAATCGCCACCAAAGATTTCAGTGAAAAGGAGCTTCTTGGGTTCggagggtttggaaaggtctatCGAGGAATATTACCAGCATCCAGTATCCAGATCGCAGTGAAGCGGGTCTCACATGATTCAAAACAAGGGTTGAAGGAGTTTATAGCAGAGATGGCCAGCATCGGACAGCTTAGGCACAGGAACCTTGTGCCACTACTAGGGTATTGCCGACGGAAGAGAGAGCTTCTCTTGGTCTATGATTTCATGCCAAATGGAAGTTTGGATAAGTTCCTCTTCACCCATGAAAAACCAGTCCTTAGTTGGAATAAACGTTATCAGATTCTCAAAGGCGTTGCTGCTGGCCTTCTATATCTCCATGAAGAATGGGAGCAGATTGTGTTGCACCGAGACATCAAAGCAAGCAATGTTCTATTAGACGGTGATTTGAATGGACGATTGGGAGATTTTGGGCTCGCTCGATTGTATGATCGTGGTACCAATCCTCAGACTACTCAAGTTGTTGGGACCCTGGGCTATCTTGCACCTGAGGTTACAAAAACCGGCAAGGCGACAACTTACACTGATGTGTATTCTTTTGGGGCGTTTTTGCTTGAGGTTGCTTGTggaaggaggccaatagaatgGCGATCCGAGGAGATGAGTTTGGTGGATTGGGTGTGGGAGTGTTGGAAGAAGGGATCGATTCTGGAGGCGAGGGACCGTCGGCTTAGAGATGAGTATGTCTTGGAGGAATTGGAGATGGTTTTGAAGTTGGGCCTGCTTTGCACTCACCCTACGCCAGCTGCCAGGCCGAGCATGAGGCAGGTTACGCAGTTCTTGGAAGGTGATGCTGTCTTCCCTGAGATATCACCCAATGGTGTGGGTATTGATGGAAGGCTGGATGGATTTTCTGCTTCGTATCCCACATTGATCAAGGAGTCGTCTGTTCATTCATTATCTGGGCCTGAAGCAGTCCTCTCCAGTGGTGGGCGTTGA